From Anaerohalosphaeraceae bacterium, one genomic window encodes:
- a CDS encoding zinc ribbon domain-containing protein, with amino-acid sequence MPTYEYLCDSCGQTMEIFQSITESPRKKCPHCGKSKLKRLLGTGAGVLFKGSGFYQTDYRSESYKKASEKDSPKPKSEKSAGSASPETKSAAKTTAASGE; translated from the coding sequence ATGCCGACGTATGAATATCTTTGTGATTCCTGCGGACAGACGATGGAGATTTTTCAGTCCATCACGGAATCTCCCCGGAAGAAATGCCCTCACTGCGGAAAGTCGAAACTGAAACGGCTGCTGGGGACCGGAGCCGGTGTGCTTTTTAAAGGCAGCGGTTTTTATCAGACGGATTACCGCTCGGAAAGTTATAAAAAGGCCTCCGAAAAAGACTCCCCGAAGCCGAAAAGTGAAAAATCGGCCGGTTCAGCTTCCCCAGAAACGAAGTCTGCCGCTAAAACGACAGCCGCTTCCGGTGAATGA
- a CDS encoding PAS domain-containing sensor histidine kinase, whose protein sequence is MNPIVGLNTVSIFFITLSLGILLVWKLQKLIPTDLFLPAVFFLLLSLLGHISNLLEWSGVAPYLDRYGDLSDILQPILFAVLVYTMIQHRQWEQIVASEAKYRLLVDNQSDLITKLDAKGNFLFVSPSYCRLFGKYEKDLLGRPFLEEVLPEDRTRIRQEMDILYLPPYTCRFRHSAQTKYGLRVLSWSYRTLLNEKGKALAIVGIGRDITNQVQAEQEREKMLQRLEAKNRELQSLVYISSHDLQSPLVNIRGFAGELKTTCEQVKKVLKECGQYERIAPLLKDVEQSLYFIDSGAEKMQTLIDGLLKLSRIGSMELTLQTVHMNGLMRSIIEGLQYQIQKAGCEITVDNLPPCHSDLYQVNQVFTNLLDNAVKFLDPSRPGKIHVTGQERNGVCEYRVIDNGIGIAPEHHEKIFEIFHRLNPDGPVKGIGLGLAIVRRILDKLDGTIRVISEDGRGAEFIVTLPAVPAS, encoded by the coding sequence ATGAATCCGATTGTCGGACTTAACACCGTTTCTATTTTCTTTATTACCCTGTCTTTGGGGATTCTGCTGGTCTGGAAACTCCAGAAACTGATTCCAACCGACCTGTTTTTACCGGCGGTTTTTTTTCTGCTTCTGAGCTTGCTCGGACATATCAGCAATCTTCTCGAATGGTCCGGCGTGGCCCCGTATTTAGACCGCTACGGCGACTTGTCCGATATCCTCCAGCCGATTCTGTTTGCGGTTTTGGTTTACACAATGATTCAGCACCGCCAGTGGGAACAAATTGTCGCCAGCGAAGCCAAATATCGACTTCTGGTGGACAATCAGAGCGACCTCATCACCAAACTGGACGCCAAAGGCAATTTTCTGTTTGTCAGCCCCTCGTACTGCCGGCTGTTCGGCAAATACGAAAAAGACCTCCTCGGCCGGCCCTTCCTGGAAGAGGTTCTGCCGGAGGACCGAACACGAATCCGCCAGGAAATGGATATTCTCTATCTGCCCCCTTACACCTGCCGATTTCGCCATTCGGCTCAAACAAAATACGGACTGCGTGTTTTATCATGGTCCTACCGCACTCTGCTCAACGAAAAAGGCAAAGCGTTGGCCATTGTCGGCATCGGCCGGGACATTACAAACCAAGTCCAGGCCGAACAGGAACGAGAGAAGATGCTTCAGCGGTTGGAAGCCAAAAACCGGGAACTGCAAAGTCTGGTCTATATTTCTTCCCATGATCTCCAATCTCCGCTGGTCAATATCCGCGGCTTTGCCGGCGAACTGAAAACCACCTGCGAACAGGTCAAAAAAGTCCTGAAAGAATGCGGACAATATGAGCGGATAGCGCCGCTCCTGAAGGATGTCGAACAATCCTTGTACTTTATCGATTCCGGAGCAGAAAAAATGCAGACCCTGATTGACGGTCTGCTCAAACTGTCCCGCATCGGTTCAATGGAACTGACTCTCCAAACAGTCCATATGAACGGACTGATGAGATCCATTATTGAGGGGTTGCAATACCAAATCCAAAAGGCCGGCTGTGAAATTACCGTTGACAATCTTCCGCCCTGTCACAGCGACCTTTATCAGGTCAATCAGGTCTTTACCAACCTGCTGGACAATGCCGTCAAATTCCTGGATCCTTCCCGCCCCGGCAAAATTCACGTGACCGGGCAGGAAAGAAACGGCGTCTGTGAATATCGAGTCATCGACAACGGCATCGGCATCGCACCGGAACACCATGAAAAAATCTTCGAAATCTTCCACCGGCTCAATCCGGACGGTCCTGTCAAAGGAATCGGTTTAGGATTGGCCATCGTCCGTCGGATTCTCGACAAACTGGACGGGACCATCCGAGTCATATCAGAAGACGGAAGGGGAGCTGAATTTATTGTAACTTTGCCTGCGGTTCCCGCTTCGTAA
- a CDS encoding nucleotide exchange factor GrpE produces the protein MTQKPDKQEKEKEKTDSVPQELAELQEKCRALEEEKQKLFEQLQRLSADYANYQKRTARQIADAVAYEKRTLLRSWLSSLDNLEHALASVSNQTGPEVLPKLIEGVQMVYDHMLATLNGLGVRKMEPVGQPFTPGPHEALMTCTRPEQGDNVVLEVHQSGYLLGDEVLRPAKVIVNKLPPSPPTESMAESASDGLEDTEQSKEHSEES, from the coding sequence ATGACGCAGAAACCGGATAAACAGGAAAAAGAAAAGGAAAAAACGGACTCTGTGCCGCAGGAATTGGCGGAGCTGCAGGAGAAGTGCAGGGCTCTCGAAGAGGAGAAGCAGAAGCTTTTTGAGCAGCTCCAGCGGCTTAGTGCGGATTATGCCAATTATCAAAAACGCACAGCTCGGCAGATTGCGGATGCCGTGGCCTACGAGAAAAGAACGCTTTTGCGGTCGTGGCTGTCTTCGCTGGACAATCTGGAGCATGCTCTGGCTTCGGTGTCGAATCAGACCGGTCCGGAGGTTCTGCCGAAACTGATTGAAGGGGTTCAGATGGTGTATGACCATATGCTGGCTACCCTGAACGGCCTGGGGGTTCGTAAAATGGAGCCGGTGGGCCAGCCCTTTACGCCCGGGCCGCACGAGGCACTAATGACCTGTACACGACCCGAGCAGGGAGATAATGTTGTGCTTGAGGTGCATCAATCGGGCTACCTCCTGGGCGATGAGGTGCTTCGTCCGGCCAAGGTGATTGTCAATAAGCTTCCTCCAAGCCCGCCGACAGAATCTATGGCGGAATCCGCATCTGACGGGTTGGAAGATACGGAACAGTCCAAAGAACATTCTGAGGAGTCTTGA
- the groL gene encoding chaperonin GroEL (60 kDa chaperone family; promotes refolding of misfolded polypeptides especially under stressful conditions; forms two stacked rings of heptamers to form a barrel-shaped 14mer; ends can be capped by GroES; misfolded proteins enter the barrel where they are refolded when GroES binds) produces MAAKQLAFETDARSALLAGVEKLAAAVKSTLGPRGRNAVIDKGWGGPTVTKDGVTVAEEIELLDKTENMGAKLVREAASKTSKVAGDGTTTATVLAEAIFKEAYKNLAAGADAMALNRGIQKAVAAAVEKLKSLAKPIDISKKDDIINIAAISANNDFEIGKKMAEAFMRVGKDGVITVEEGRGLETTVEYVEGMQFDRGYLSPHFVTDPDHMVCELEKPYILVYEEKISNVAKLVPLLEEIARVKRPLLIIAEDVEGEALATLVVNKLRGILQVAAVKAPGYGDRRKAMLEDIAILTGAEPIFKDLGIELDRVRLSQLGQARKVTVDSENTTIIEGAGSEKAIQGRIAQIKSEIETTTSDYDREKLQERLAKLTGGVAQINVGAASEAEMKEKKARIEDALHATRAAIEEGIVPGGGVALVRCIEEVAKLDLKGDEKTGAEIVMNALKMPCYWIAENAGAVGALVVSKVAKGKGGFGYNADKDTYEDLLDAGVIDPVKVTRIALQNAASVAGLLLTTDCVVTEKPKDNKKGNKRDRFGGGPDMEDMDDMDMM; encoded by the coding sequence ATGGCAGCGAAACAATTAGCGTTTGAAACAGATGCCCGCAGTGCCTTGCTGGCCGGCGTGGAAAAACTTGCTGCCGCGGTCAAGTCCACTCTTGGACCCCGCGGTCGAAATGCCGTCATTGACAAGGGCTGGGGCGGCCCGACTGTAACGAAAGACGGTGTGACAGTAGCTGAAGAGATTGAACTGCTGGACAAAACAGAGAATATGGGGGCAAAGCTGGTGAGGGAGGCCGCCAGCAAGACCTCGAAAGTGGCCGGGGACGGTACGACAACGGCGACGGTCCTGGCCGAAGCGATTTTTAAAGAGGCCTATAAGAATCTGGCCGCCGGAGCCGATGCAATGGCTCTGAATCGGGGAATCCAGAAGGCCGTGGCGGCGGCGGTGGAAAAACTGAAATCACTCGCCAAGCCCATCGATATTTCCAAGAAAGATGACATCATCAACATTGCCGCCATCAGTGCCAACAATGATTTCGAAATCGGTAAAAAGATGGCCGAGGCCTTTATGCGGGTGGGCAAGGACGGTGTCATTACGGTGGAAGAAGGGCGCGGCCTGGAGACCACCGTCGAGTATGTGGAAGGAATGCAGTTTGACCGCGGTTATCTTTCTCCGCACTTTGTCACGGACCCGGACCATATGGTCTGCGAGCTGGAGAAGCCCTATATTCTTGTCTATGAGGAGAAAATCAGCAACGTAGCCAAACTGGTTCCGCTGCTGGAGGAAATCGCCCGGGTCAAGCGTCCGCTTCTGATTATCGCCGAGGATGTGGAAGGCGAGGCGCTGGCGACGCTGGTGGTCAACAAGCTGCGGGGGATTCTGCAGGTGGCGGCGGTCAAGGCCCCCGGCTACGGCGACAGAAGAAAAGCGATGCTGGAGGATATTGCGATTCTCACCGGTGCCGAGCCCATTTTCAAGGATTTGGGCATTGAGCTGGATCGGGTTCGTCTGTCTCAGTTGGGCCAGGCCCGCAAGGTGACCGTTGACAGCGAGAATACAACAATTATTGAAGGGGCCGGCTCAGAGAAGGCCATCCAGGGCCGCATTGCTCAAATCAAGAGTGAAATTGAGACCACCACAAGTGATTACGACCGGGAAAAACTGCAGGAGCGGCTGGCCAAGCTGACCGGCGGCGTAGCGCAAATCAATGTGGGAGCCGCCAGTGAAGCGGAGATGAAGGAAAAGAAAGCCCGCATTGAAGATGCGCTGCATGCGACCCGAGCGGCGATTGAGGAAGGCATTGTGCCCGGCGGCGGGGTGGCGCTGGTGCGCTGCATCGAGGAAGTGGCCAAGCTGGACCTGAAGGGTGATGAAAAAACCGGTGCGGAAATTGTTATGAATGCCCTGAAGATGCCCTGCTACTGGATTGCAGAAAATGCCGGTGCCGTCGGGGCGCTGGTGGTCAGCAAGGTGGCCAAGGGCAAGGGCGGCTTCGGGTATAACGCAGACAAGGATACCTATGAAGACCTGCTGGATGCCGGCGTGATTGACCCGGTAAAAGTGACGCGCATTGCTCTGCAGAATGCGGCTTCCGTGGCGGGTCTGCTGCTGACAACGGACTGCGTCGTGACGGAAAAGCCCAAGGACAACAAGAAGGGCAATAAACGCGACCGGTTCGGCGGCGGTCCGGACATGGAAGACATGGATGATATGGATATGATGTAA
- the groES gene encoding co-chaperone GroES codes for MKLKPLDDRVVVKPQEAEEKTPGGIVLPDTAKEKPLMGKVIAVGEGKRLENGTRAKMSVSKNDIVLFGKYSGSDVEIDGVEYKILRESEILGVVEQ; via the coding sequence ATGAAACTCAAACCACTGGATGATCGAGTTGTCGTAAAGCCTCAGGAAGCGGAAGAAAAGACTCCGGGCGGCATTGTCCTGCCGGATACGGCCAAGGAAAAACCCCTGATGGGCAAGGTGATTGCCGTCGGGGAAGGCAAACGGCTGGAAAACGGGACCCGGGCCAAGATGTCCGTGAGCAAAAATGATATTGTGCTCTTCGGCAAATACAGCGGCAGTGATGTGGAAATCGACGGCGTGGAGTATAAGATTCTTCGCGAAAGCGAAATCTTAGGCGTTGTCGAACAGTAA
- a CDS encoding endonuclease/exonuclease/phosphatase family protein, with protein MHLSRTVFSLLLTGTLIIQQSPARTPSSSRPLQMSAAGVDRDILHAATFNIRVGRYASGSRDWSRRRAMVISLLAAEQYDVIGLQEALPYQLGEILQGLPQYEAYAVGRSDEPDKGETCAILYKKNRFYRIDSGTIWFSNSPWEPGSKFAGTLFPRICSWVRLADLETARSFYVYNVHLDNLSQRARARSIEILNDLIAFRKHKDPFLVMGDFNMEIDNPAMQILQNAGKNRMLDTWAALYPHRLDEGTYHKFHGSILGSKIDHILVDTRVRVLAAAINRRDFSGRYPSDHYPVSALVQIP; from the coding sequence ATGCATCTGAGCCGAACCGTTTTTTCCCTCCTGCTCACAGGAACCCTCATCATCCAACAATCCCCTGCCCGGACTCCTTCATCTTCCCGCCCCCTGCAGATGTCCGCTGCCGGCGTTGACCGAGACATACTCCATGCCGCCACGTTCAACATCCGAGTCGGCCGTTACGCGTCCGGCAGCCGGGATTGGTCCCGGCGGCGAGCCATGGTCATTTCTCTCCTGGCGGCGGAACAATACGATGTCATCGGTCTCCAGGAAGCCCTGCCCTATCAACTGGGTGAAATCCTCCAGGGGCTGCCCCAGTACGAAGCTTACGCCGTCGGACGCAGCGATGAGCCAGACAAGGGAGAAACTTGCGCCATTCTTTATAAGAAAAATCGTTTTTACAGAATTGATTCCGGCACAATCTGGTTCTCCAATTCCCCCTGGGAGCCCGGCTCCAAATTTGCCGGCACACTCTTTCCCCGGATTTGCAGCTGGGTACGCCTGGCCGACCTGGAAACCGCCCGCTCTTTTTACGTCTATAACGTTCACCTGGACAATCTGTCTCAGCGGGCCCGCGCACGAAGCATTGAAATCTTGAACGATCTGATTGCCTTCCGGAAACACAAGGACCCTTTCCTTGTGATGGGGGACTTCAATATGGAAATTGACAACCCGGCGATGCAGATTCTTCAAAATGCCGGAAAAAACAGAATGCTGGACACATGGGCAGCCCTCTACCCCCACCGATTAGACGAAGGAACGTATCACAAATTCCACGGCTCCATCCTCGGCTCAAAAATCGATCATATACTCGTCGATACAAGGGTTCGGGTACTGGCCGCTGCGATAAACCGTCGGGACTTTTCAGGCCGCTATCCCTCCGACCACTACCCCGTCTCCGCTCTCGTTCAGATTCCGTAG
- the groL gene encoding chaperonin GroEL (60 kDa chaperone family; promotes refolding of misfolded polypeptides especially under stressful conditions; forms two stacked rings of heptamers to form a barrel-shaped 14mer; ends can be capped by GroES; misfolded proteins enter the barrel where they are refolded when GroES binds), whose amino-acid sequence MAKQMMFQEQARAQLKEGLSRLAAAVKVTMGPTGKNVLLQKSYGSPKITKDGVSVSKEIELPEPFQNVGAKMVNQVASKTSDVVGDGTTTATVLAEAIYTEGLKYVTSGVNPVAIQRGITKAAEAAIEYIKSASKPVKGHEDIARVGTISANNNPEVGEILAQAMDKVGKEGVIEVEEGKGMETELTVVEGMQFDKGYISPYFMTNPDTLECVLEDAYILLHEKKISNLRELIPLLEKIAHVSAPLLIVAEDVEGEALAALVINRLQGVLKVCAVKAPGFGDRRKAMLQDIGVLTGGQVITEDLGIKLEKIELSQLGRAKRVVVGKETTTIIEGAGKKKDIQARCDQIRHQIEKTTSDYDREKLQERLAKLTGGVAVIKAGAPTETEMKERKDLLEDALHAVKAAAEEGIVPGGGVVFLRAIAEVEKARAKAKGDEKIGYDIVIEALKAPTRQIVDNGGGDGQVVVAELLEKGETIGYDALTGQYVDMFKAGIIDPAKVARTALQNAASVAGLMLTTNVVITELKEDKKENAVPGAVF is encoded by the coding sequence ATGGCAAAACAGATGATGTTTCAGGAACAGGCGCGAGCCCAGCTGAAAGAGGGGTTGTCCCGTCTGGCTGCAGCGGTAAAGGTCACGATGGGACCGACCGGCAAGAATGTGCTGCTGCAGAAAAGCTACGGCTCGCCGAAGATTACCAAAGACGGCGTATCGGTCAGCAAGGAAATCGAGCTGCCCGAGCCGTTCCAGAATGTCGGGGCCAAGATGGTCAATCAGGTAGCCAGCAAGACCAGCGATGTAGTCGGAGACGGTACGACGACCGCAACGGTTCTGGCGGAGGCCATTTATACAGAAGGGCTGAAGTATGTGACGTCTGGTGTGAATCCGGTGGCGATTCAGCGGGGTATTACCAAAGCCGCTGAGGCTGCAATTGAGTATATCAAGTCCGCCAGCAAGCCGGTCAAGGGGCATGAGGACATTGCCCGGGTCGGCACCATCAGCGCCAACAACAATCCGGAGGTCGGCGAGATTCTAGCGCAGGCGATGGACAAGGTCGGCAAAGAAGGCGTTATTGAGGTCGAAGAAGGCAAAGGAATGGAGACCGAACTGACGGTCGTCGAGGGAATGCAGTTCGATAAGGGATACATCTCTCCGTATTTTATGACCAATCCTGATACCCTCGAATGTGTGCTCGAAGACGCCTATATTCTCCTGCATGAAAAGAAAATCAGCAACCTGCGGGAGCTGATTCCGCTGCTGGAGAAGATTGCTCATGTATCCGCACCTCTGCTGATTGTAGCGGAGGATGTGGAAGGCGAGGCGCTGGCGGCGCTGGTGATTAACCGGCTGCAGGGCGTGCTGAAGGTCTGTGCTGTCAAGGCGCCGGGCTTCGGCGACCGCCGCAAGGCTATGCTGCAGGACATCGGCGTTCTGACCGGCGGCCAGGTGATTACGGAGGACCTGGGCATCAAGCTGGAAAAGATTGAATTGTCTCAACTGGGCCGAGCCAAACGGGTGGTAGTGGGGAAGGAAACCACGACCATCATTGAGGGGGCCGGCAAGAAGAAGGACATTCAGGCCCGCTGCGACCAGATTCGTCATCAGATTGAGAAAACCACCAGCGATTATGACCGCGAGAAGCTGCAGGAGCGTCTGGCAAAACTGACCGGCGGCGTGGCGGTGATTAAAGCCGGTGCTCCGACCGAAACAGAGATGAAGGAACGCAAAGACCTGCTGGAGGATGCGCTGCATGCCGTCAAGGCGGCGGCCGAGGAAGGCATTGTTCCCGGCGGCGGGGTGGTCTTCCTGCGGGCAATTGCGGAAGTGGAAAAGGCCCGGGCCAAGGCCAAGGGCGATGAAAAGATCGGATATGATATTGTGATTGAGGCCCTGAAGGCCCCGACTCGCCAGATTGTGGACAACGGCGGCGGAGACGGCCAGGTCGTCGTAGCTGAACTGCTCGAGAAGGGCGAGACAATCGGCTATGATGCCCTGACGGGCCAGTATGTCGATATGTTCAAGGCCGGCATCATCGACCCGGCAAAAGTGGCCAGGACGGCCCTGCAGAACGCCGCTTCGGTGGCCGGTCTGATGCTTACCACCAATGTGGTGATTACGGAACTGAAAGAAGACAAAAAGGAGAATGCCGTGCCGGGTGCGGTGTTCTAA
- the dnaJ gene encoding molecular chaperone DnaJ, producing the protein MIRTRHCFLIEATMAKRDYYEVLGVERNATPDEIKRAYRKMAIKYHPDKNPGNKEAEAKFKECAEAYEVLSDPEKRKRYDQYGHDGLRGVGVHDYSRMNVEDIGDMFGDIFGDIFGDFFGRRSRTGAARGPVRGYDLETTVELTLEEVARGTEKTIEFTRQDTCSDCRGSGVAQGKSPSRCPTCGGSGQVQRAGLGGFFQMVSTCPQCRGSGQIITDPCRTCRGTGTTPRQRTLTVKIPPGVHEGQGIRVSGEGEPGRFGGPHGDLYCYVRIKAHPFLMRNGSDLMVTVPLSFTQLTLGTTIDVPTLDGTRQLKIPPGTQHGSIFRVRGQGLPDLRTGAKGDLLVQTAVEIPRRVTPEQERLLRQYAEIESKQTDSESRSFFERIRRHFGV; encoded by the coding sequence ATGATTCGGACGCGGCATTGTTTTCTGATTGAGGCGACGATGGCCAAACGCGACTACTATGAAGTGCTGGGTGTGGAGCGCAATGCCACGCCCGATGAGATTAAACGCGCCTATCGAAAAATGGCCATCAAGTACCATCCGGACAAAAACCCCGGCAACAAAGAGGCCGAGGCCAAATTCAAAGAGTGTGCCGAGGCCTACGAAGTGCTCAGCGACCCGGAAAAACGGAAACGCTATGACCAGTACGGTCATGACGGACTCCGGGGAGTCGGCGTCCATGACTACAGCCGGATGAACGTCGAAGATATCGGAGATATGTTCGGCGACATCTTCGGGGATATCTTCGGAGATTTTTTCGGTCGCCGAAGCCGAACCGGGGCAGCGAGGGGGCCGGTTCGAGGGTATGACCTGGAAACGACGGTGGAGCTGACCCTCGAAGAGGTAGCCCGGGGAACGGAAAAGACGATTGAGTTTACGCGTCAGGATACCTGCAGCGACTGCCGCGGCAGCGGGGTTGCTCAGGGAAAATCCCCGAGCCGCTGTCCGACCTGCGGAGGCAGCGGACAGGTTCAGCGGGCCGGTCTGGGCGGATTTTTCCAGATGGTTTCGACCTGTCCGCAGTGCCGCGGAAGCGGACAAATTATCACAGACCCGTGCCGAACCTGTCGGGGGACCGGTACAACGCCCCGGCAGCGCACCCTGACGGTCAAGATTCCGCCGGGGGTCCATGAGGGGCAGGGCATTCGGGTCAGCGGCGAAGGCGAGCCCGGCCGTTTCGGCGGACCGCACGGGGATTTGTACTGCTATGTGCGAATCAAAGCGCATCCGTTCCTGATGCGGAATGGTTCGGATTTGATGGTGACAGTGCCGCTGAGTTTCACCCAGCTGACGCTCGGAACGACGATTGACGTGCCGACTCTGGATGGAACGCGTCAGCTGAAGATTCCTCCGGGGACTCAGCACGGCAGCATTTTTCGGGTGCGCGGACAGGGATTGCCGGACTTGCGGACCGGCGCGAAAGGAGATTTGCTGGTTCAGACGGCTGTAGAGATTCCCCGTCGAGTTACACCCGAACAGGAACGTCTTCTGCGGCAGTATGCAGAGATTGAGTCCAAGCAGACAGATTCAGAAAGCCGCAGTTTTTTTGAACGGATACGCAGACATTTCGGCGTATAA